A section of the Pseudomonas sp. Q1-7 genome encodes:
- a CDS encoding beta-galactosidase, with protein sequence MLSTPKRPLVLAIFLGMVGIPLAAQAETLFNFVRPLDAVQVATEDANLPSVTAESTADGEILRRLTFNAAEKPSLRLTPQSGSWDWSKAQAMSLRIQSAQDWAITLDVAIESTDGKVLTTQVALPAGPAQTLLVPLAATSPNAHGMRAAPPVPWTRGGKRWLPATQVQGELDRSKVASVTLSLNQPNAAQSILLGRFGTEQDDQQEALYDGLMDAYGQYARADWPGKVKNDEQLKKGAADEARQLADWTAKLPQQDAYGGWLGGETFEASGFFRTEKRKGRWFLVTPEGHPFFSLGVNAVTPGLSQTYIEGREAMFKALPKDGEPLARHFGQGDDRADTDANKGRAFNQGRWYDFYGANLERTHGGNDPQRWLSHSVERLKAWGFNTVGNWSDPAFGTGPRMPYTLPLSIRGDFDVIKTGFDWWGGMPDPFDPRFAMAAERAIAIATRDHLDDPWLLGYFADNELAWGGHGQDPKARYALAYGTLRLTTDVPAKRAFLKQLRDKYRNQQGLSKAWGIDLQAWELMEDPGFEAPLPNPEHPAIEEDFKRFQRFYADTYFKTIADSLKWHAPNHLLLGGRFAATVPEAVESCAQYCDVISFNRYTREPQHGLDMELLRRLDKPLMLTEFHFGSRDRGPFWGGVAEVYKEEERGPAYAAYLKKAAEEPLIVGAHWFQYLDQPATGRLLDGENGHLGLVGITDRPWQGFVEAVRKANLALAASLGKPLEAKAPAARAEVGKP encoded by the coding sequence ATGCTTTCGACACCCAAACGCCCCCTTGTCCTGGCCATCTTCCTCGGGATGGTGGGAATTCCCTTGGCCGCCCAGGCAGAGACCCTGTTCAACTTCGTCCGGCCGCTGGACGCCGTGCAGGTAGCGACCGAGGACGCCAACCTGCCGAGCGTGACAGCCGAGTCCACCGCCGATGGCGAGATCCTCCGCCGACTCACCTTCAACGCCGCCGAGAAACCCAGCCTGCGCCTCACCCCGCAGAGCGGTAGCTGGGATTGGTCCAAGGCCCAGGCCATGAGCCTGCGCATCCAGAGTGCGCAGGATTGGGCCATCACCCTGGACGTCGCCATCGAGAGCACCGATGGCAAGGTACTGACCACCCAGGTGGCATTGCCGGCTGGTCCGGCACAGACGCTGCTGGTGCCCCTGGCCGCCACCTCGCCGAATGCCCACGGCATGCGCGCGGCGCCGCCAGTACCCTGGACGCGTGGGGGCAAGCGCTGGCTGCCGGCAACCCAGGTCCAGGGCGAACTGGATCGCAGCAAGGTCGCGTCCGTGACCCTCTCCCTCAACCAGCCGAATGCTGCCCAGAGCATCCTGCTCGGTCGTTTCGGCACGGAGCAGGACGACCAGCAGGAGGCCCTCTATGACGGTCTGATGGACGCCTACGGCCAGTACGCCCGGGCCGACTGGCCGGGCAAGGTGAAGAACGACGAGCAGTTGAAGAAGGGCGCCGCGGACGAGGCGCGCCAGCTCGCCGACTGGACCGCCAAGCTGCCGCAACAGGATGCCTACGGTGGCTGGCTGGGTGGCGAGACCTTCGAGGCGAGCGGCTTTTTCCGCACCGAGAAGCGCAAGGGGCGCTGGTTCCTGGTCACGCCGGAAGGCCATCCCTTTTTCTCTCTCGGCGTCAACGCGGTCACGCCGGGCCTGAGCCAGACCTACATCGAAGGGCGCGAGGCCATGTTCAAGGCATTGCCCAAGGACGGTGAGCCCCTGGCCAGGCACTTCGGCCAGGGGGATGACCGGGCCGACACCGATGCCAACAAGGGCCGGGCCTTCAACCAGGGCCGCTGGTACGACTTTTATGGTGCCAACCTCGAACGCACCCATGGCGGCAACGACCCGCAGCGCTGGCTCAGCCACAGCGTGGAGCGCCTCAAGGCCTGGGGTTTCAACACCGTCGGCAACTGGAGCGATCCCGCTTTCGGCACCGGTCCGCGCATGCCGTACACCTTGCCGCTGTCCATTCGAGGCGACTTCGATGTCATCAAGACCGGCTTCGACTGGTGGGGCGGCATGCCCGACCCCTTCGACCCGCGTTTCGCCATGGCGGCGGAACGGGCCATCGCCATTGCCACGCGCGACCATCTGGACGACCCCTGGCTGCTGGGCTACTTCGCCGACAACGAACTGGCCTGGGGCGGCCACGGCCAGGACCCGAAAGCCCGCTACGCCCTGGCCTACGGCACCCTGCGCCTGACCACCGACGTACCGGCCAAGCGCGCCTTCCTCAAGCAACTGCGCGACAAGTACCGCAACCAGCAGGGGCTCTCCAAAGCCTGGGGCATCGATCTGCAAGCCTGGGAGTTGATGGAGGACCCGGGGTTCGAGGCACCGCTGCCGAACCCCGAGCACCCGGCCATCGAGGAGGACTTCAAGCGCTTCCAGCGCTTCTACGCCGACACCTACTTCAAGACCATCGCCGATTCGCTGAAGTGGCACGCCCCCAACCACCTGCTGCTGGGCGGCCGCTTCGCCGCCACCGTACCCGAGGCCGTCGAGTCCTGTGCCCAGTACTGCGACGTGATCAGCTTCAACCGCTACACCCGCGAGCCGCAGCACGGGCTGGACATGGAGCTGCTGCGTCGCCTGGACAAACCGCTGATGCTCACCGAGTTCCACTTCGGTTCCCGCGATCGTGGCCCGTTCTGGGGCGGTGTGGCCGAGGTCTACAAGGAAGAAGAACGGGGCCCGGCCTATGCCGCGTACCTGAAGAAGGCCGCTGAAGAGCCGTTGATCGTCGGTGCCCATTGGTTCCAGTACCTCGACCAGCCCGCCACCGGCCGTCTGCTCGACGGCGAGAACGGCCACCTCGGCCTGGTGGGGATCACCGATCGTCCGTGGCAGGGCTTTGTCGAGGCGGTGCGCAAGGCCAACCTCGCCCTGGCGGCGAGCCTCGGCAAACCGCTGGAAGCCAAGGCGCCGGCTGCGCGGGCGGAAGTCGGCAAGCCCTGA
- a CDS encoding serine hydrolase domain-containing protein yields the protein MQTQGYFDLRFEAARDAFAELFADPQERGAALCVQVGGETVLDLWAGVADKDGREAWHSDTILNLFSCTKPFASVTLLQLVGEGKLELDAPVARYWPEFAAAGKARISVRQLLCHRAGLPAIRAALPAEALYDWQAMTAALAAEEPWWTPGEAHGYAPITYGWLVGELIRRVEGRGPGEAIVARVANPLGLDFHLGLADEEFHRVAHIARAKGNLGDAAAQRLLKCMMTEPTSLSTRSFTNPPSIMTSTNKPEWRRMQQPAANGHGNARSVAGFYAALLEGQLLDSELLAELTREHAQGEDLTLLTATRFGLGCMLDQPDVPNATYGMGRYAFGHPGAGGSTGFADPERELAFGFVTNTLGPYVLMDPRAQRLARVVKDCLG from the coding sequence GTGCAGACCCAGGGCTATTTCGACTTGCGCTTCGAGGCGGCGAGAGACGCCTTCGCCGAACTCTTCGCCGACCCGCAGGAGCGCGGCGCCGCCCTTTGCGTGCAGGTCGGCGGGGAAACCGTGCTCGACCTGTGGGCCGGCGTGGCCGACAAGGATGGCCGGGAGGCCTGGCACAGCGACACCATCCTCAATCTGTTCTCCTGCACCAAGCCCTTCGCCTCGGTGACCCTGCTGCAGCTGGTCGGGGAAGGCAAGCTGGAGCTGGATGCCCCCGTCGCACGCTACTGGCCCGAGTTCGCGGCCGCCGGCAAGGCGCGGATCAGCGTGCGCCAACTGCTGTGCCATCGCGCGGGGCTGCCGGCGATCCGCGCCGCGCTGCCGGCCGAGGCCCTCTACGACTGGCAGGCCATGACGGCCGCCCTGGCCGCCGAGGAGCCCTGGTGGACGCCGGGCGAGGCCCACGGCTATGCGCCCATCACCTACGGCTGGCTGGTGGGCGAGCTGATCCGCCGTGTCGAGGGGCGTGGCCCCGGCGAGGCCATCGTGGCCCGTGTCGCCAACCCCCTGGGGCTGGACTTCCACCTCGGTCTGGCGGATGAAGAGTTCCATCGCGTGGCGCACATCGCCCGCGCCAAGGGCAACCTGGGCGATGCCGCGGCACAGCGCCTGCTCAAATGCATGATGACCGAGCCAACCTCGCTCAGTACCCGGTCGTTCACCAATCCGCCGTCGATCATGACCAGCACCAACAAGCCGGAATGGCGGCGCATGCAGCAGCCGGCGGCTAATGGTCACGGCAATGCGCGCAGCGTGGCGGGGTTCTACGCCGCCCTGCTGGAGGGTCAGTTGCTGGATTCGGAACTGCTCGCCGAACTGACCCGGGAGCATGCCCAGGGCGAAGACCTCACCCTGCTGACCGCCACCCGCTTCGGCCTCGGCTGCATGCTCGACCAGCCGGACGTGCCCAACGCCACCTACGGCATGGGCCGCTACGCCTTCGGTCATCCTGGTGCGGGCGGTTCCACCGGCTTCGCCGATCCGGAGCGCGAACTGGCGTTCGGTTTCGTCACCAACACCCTCGGCCCCTACGTGCTGATGGACCCTCGCGCGCAGCGTCTGGCGCGGGTGGTCAAGGATTGCCTGGGCTGA
- a CDS encoding OmpA family protein translates to MKLLKISTLILCVSASGCSMLGQPKAEAPARPEKATAASHWWWPFGAEAKAQAPKVAKVDVKATQAWLDQYEPRLREALKGSRLEVERRENVLVVTLPVDPSFNPDRPSMLLPVTLGPITKVAKLVEGDTKTGVLVLGHADSSGKDDANRKLSQERAQAVAAIFRLSGLQRDRLSLKGLGSDMPRAANDSPQGRALNRRVEMLLTPQDTLVALIAQHSKPARPEQPGKSTQVVAADQTK, encoded by the coding sequence ATGAAGCTGTTGAAGATATCCACCTTGATTCTCTGCGTGTCTGCCTCCGGTTGCAGCATGCTCGGCCAACCGAAGGCCGAAGCCCCCGCCAGGCCCGAAAAAGCCACCGCCGCCAGCCACTGGTGGTGGCCCTTCGGCGCCGAGGCGAAGGCCCAGGCACCGAAGGTGGCCAAGGTGGACGTCAAGGCGACCCAGGCCTGGCTCGACCAGTACGAACCGCGCCTGCGCGAGGCGCTGAAAGGCAGCAGGCTGGAAGTGGAGCGGCGCGAGAACGTCTTGGTGGTGACCCTGCCGGTCGATCCCTCGTTCAACCCGGACCGCCCGAGCATGCTGCTGCCCGTCACCCTCGGGCCCATTACCAAGGTGGCCAAGCTGGTGGAAGGCGATACCAAGACCGGGGTGCTGGTTCTGGGGCACGCCGACAGCTCCGGCAAGGACGACGCCAACCGCAAGCTCAGCCAGGAGCGAGCCCAGGCGGTGGCGGCGATCTTCCGCCTGAGCGGCCTGCAGCGCGATCGCCTGTCCCTCAAGGGCCTGGGCTCGGACATGCCGCGTGCGGCCAACGACAGCCCGCAGGGCCGTGCCCTCAACCGGCGCGTCGAAATGCTGCTGACGCCCCAGGACACCCTGGTTGCGCTCATCGCCCAGCACAGCAAGCCGGCCAGGCCGGAACAGCCGGGCAAGTCCACGCAGGTGGTTGCGGCGGATCAAACCAAGTAG
- the pdxH gene encoding pyridoxamine 5'-phosphate oxidase yields MTQTLADMRRDYTRDGLSEEQAPAEPFSLFQHWFGDAVKTEQLPVEPNAMTLATVDAEGRPHCRVLLLKGLDQRGFTFFSNYDSAKGEQLAANPFAAMTFFWPALERQVRIEGRVERVTPAESDAYYQVRPLGSRLGAWASPQSRVIRDRAELESLLSQTEQRFLDSAPGCPPHWGGYRLLPERIEFWQGRPSRLHDRLNYRLVDGAWVRERLAP; encoded by the coding sequence ATGACCCAGACCCTGGCCGATATGCGCCGTGACTACACCCGTGACGGGCTCAGCGAGGAGCAGGCTCCCGCCGAGCCTTTCAGCCTGTTCCAGCACTGGTTCGGCGATGCGGTGAAGACCGAGCAACTGCCGGTCGAGCCCAACGCCATGACCCTCGCCACGGTGGATGCCGAAGGCCGTCCGCATTGCCGGGTGCTGCTGCTCAAGGGCCTGGATCAGCGCGGCTTCACCTTTTTCAGCAATTACGACAGCGCCAAGGGCGAGCAACTGGCCGCCAATCCCTTCGCCGCCATGACCTTCTTCTGGCCGGCGCTGGAGCGTCAGGTGCGTATCGAGGGCAGGGTGGAGCGAGTGACCCCGGCCGAATCCGACGCCTACTACCAGGTGCGTCCGCTGGGGAGTCGCCTGGGCGCCTGGGCCTCGCCCCAGAGCCGGGTCATACGCGATCGCGCCGAGCTCGAATCCCTGCTGTCGCAGACCGAGCAGCGCTTCCTCGACAGCGCGCCCGGTTGTCCGCCGCATTGGGGCGGCTATCGCCTGTTGCCCGAGCGCATCGAGTTCTGGCAAGGGCGGCCGAGCCGCCTGCACGACCGCCTCAACTACCGCCTGGTGGACGGCGCCTGGGTTCGCGAGCGCCTGGCGCCCTGA
- a CDS encoding sugar diacid recognition domain-containing protein — translation MLELDSALAQLIVDRAMAILPYNINVMDEQGMIIGTGDPLRLHTRHEGAQLVLANRRVVEIDSQAAECLRGVRPGVNLPLFHAERLIGVLGITGEPEVVRPYAELVRMAAEVLVEQRQLQVERHWQRHQLEAWLCQLADPRTDLVQLSAEAERIGLLLGWRQQVCLLELAEEEDLSHRARLIDSLSRQGYLCAPLSARELISCRPFSAERDDQAWLELADERGWGIVRLCVSDPQASIGDLREAAVATRALLAFARACRPTQRLLRLEEHRLSTLLFTQRDNWLMRRWLGPLQRLRAEDTDGVLRQTLLSWRDHDGHTQDCARALGIHRNTLRYRLERIAELGGLEDVRHDQLVLLCLGLDLLEEGTCANARVGPRIGAPR, via the coding sequence ATGCTCGAACTCGATTCCGCCCTTGCCCAGCTGATCGTCGACCGCGCCATGGCGATCCTGCCCTACAACATCAATGTGATGGACGAGCAGGGCATGATCATCGGTACGGGGGATCCGCTGCGCCTGCATACCCGTCATGAGGGCGCACAGCTGGTCCTCGCCAACCGGCGAGTGGTGGAGATCGATAGCCAGGCAGCGGAATGCCTGCGCGGCGTCCGCCCCGGGGTGAACCTGCCGCTCTTCCATGCCGAGCGGCTGATTGGTGTGCTCGGCATCACCGGTGAGCCGGAGGTGGTGCGCCCCTATGCGGAACTGGTGCGCATGGCCGCGGAAGTGCTGGTGGAACAGCGCCAATTGCAGGTCGAGCGGCACTGGCAGCGGCACCAGCTGGAAGCCTGGCTGTGTCAACTGGCCGATCCCCGGACCGATCTGGTGCAGCTCTCCGCCGAGGCCGAACGCATTGGCCTGCTGCTCGGTTGGCGGCAGCAGGTCTGCCTGCTGGAGCTGGCGGAAGAGGAAGACTTGTCGCACCGGGCCAGGCTCATCGACAGCCTGTCGCGCCAGGGGTATCTCTGCGCGCCCTTGTCCGCTCGGGAACTGATCAGTTGTCGCCCATTCAGTGCCGAGCGGGACGATCAGGCCTGGCTGGAGCTGGCCGACGAGCGCGGCTGGGGCATTGTCCGGCTGTGCGTCAGCGATCCCCAGGCCAGCATTGGCGACTTGCGCGAGGCGGCCGTGGCGACCCGGGCGCTGTTGGCATTCGCCCGAGCCTGCCGGCCGACGCAGCGCCTGCTGCGCTTGGAAGAACATCGGCTGTCGACCCTGCTGTTCACCCAGCGGGACAACTGGTTGATGCGTCGCTGGCTGGGGCCGTTGCAGCGACTGCGGGCGGAAGACACGGATGGCGTCCTGCGCCAGACCCTGCTCAGCTGGCGCGACCACGACGGCCATACCCAGGACTGTGCGCGGGCGCTGGGCATCCATCGCAACACCTTGCGCTACCGCCTCGAGCGCATCGCCGAGCTGGGTGGCCTGGAGGATGTTCGCCATGACCAACTGGTGTTGCTCTGCCTGGGCCTGGACTTGTTGGAGGAAGGGACTTGTGCCAATGCACGGGTCGGCCCGCGAATTGGGGCGCCGCGCTAG
- a CDS encoding GntP family permease encodes MVLVLILAALIAFIVLSTTRLKLHPFLALLAAAFIAGFAYQVPTAEITKTITAGFGAILGYIGIVIVLGTIIGVILERSGAAITMAETVIKLLGERFPTLTMSIIGYLVSIPVFCDSGYVILNSLKNALAARMRISTVTMSVALATGLYATHTFVPPTPGPIAAAGNLGLETSLGLVIAVGLLVALVTAFAGMWWANRFVGRDVQLEDDGLPHPSEQDFAELRASYGKLPSAFQAFAPIFVPILLICLGSIAAFPTKPFGNGIFTATLGFLGQPVVALLVGLAIACTLLKSDDKRKEFHDRVVDGILSAAPILLITGAGGAFGAVLKITPLGDYLGSTLSALGIGLFMPFVVAAALKTAQGSTTVALVTTSALVAPLLGQLGLDSEMGRVLTVMAIGAGAMTVSHANDSFFWVVTQFSRMPVSLAYRAQTLATLAQGIAGMLATWLLSLVLL; translated from the coding sequence ATGGTTCTGGTACTGATTCTGGCGGCGCTGATCGCCTTCATCGTGCTTTCCACCACGCGCCTTAAACTGCACCCCTTCCTCGCCCTGCTCGCGGCGGCCTTCATCGCCGGTTTCGCGTACCAGGTTCCCACCGCCGAAATCACCAAGACCATCACCGCTGGTTTCGGCGCCATCCTCGGTTACATCGGGATCGTCATTGTCCTGGGCACCATCATCGGCGTGATCCTCGAGCGCAGCGGCGCCGCCATCACCATGGCGGAGACGGTGATCAAACTGCTGGGTGAACGCTTCCCCACGCTGACCATGTCGATCATTGGCTACCTGGTGTCCATTCCAGTGTTCTGCGACTCGGGCTACGTGATTCTCAACTCCCTGAAGAATGCCCTGGCGGCGCGCATGCGCATCTCCACCGTAACCATGAGCGTCGCCCTGGCCACCGGCCTGTACGCCACCCACACCTTCGTGCCGCCGACGCCCGGCCCCATTGCCGCCGCCGGCAACCTGGGCCTGGAAACCAGTCTCGGTCTGGTGATCGCGGTGGGCCTGCTGGTCGCGCTGGTGACCGCCTTCGCCGGCATGTGGTGGGCCAACCGTTTCGTCGGCCGCGATGTGCAACTGGAGGATGACGGCCTGCCGCATCCGTCGGAGCAGGACTTCGCCGAACTGCGTGCCAGCTACGGCAAGTTGCCCAGCGCCTTCCAGGCCTTCGCGCCGATCTTCGTTCCTATCCTGCTGATCTGCCTGGGTTCCATTGCAGCCTTCCCCACCAAGCCTTTTGGCAATGGCATCTTCACCGCCACCCTGGGCTTCCTCGGTCAGCCGGTGGTGGCGTTGCTGGTGGGCCTGGCGATCGCCTGCACGCTGCTCAAGAGCGATGACAAGCGCAAGGAGTTCCATGACCGTGTGGTGGATGGGATCCTCTCCGCCGCGCCCATCCTGCTGATCACCGGTGCCGGCGGCGCCTTCGGTGCGGTGCTGAAGATCACGCCGCTGGGCGATTACCTCGGCAGTACCCTGTCGGCGCTAGGTATCGGCCTGTTCATGCCGTTCGTGGTGGCGGCCGCGCTGAAGACCGCCCAGGGTTCCACCACCGTGGCCCTGGTGACCACCTCGGCGCTGGTGGCGCCGCTGCTTGGCCAGCTCGGCCTCGACAGCGAGATGGGCCGCGTGCTGACGGTAATGGCCATCGGCGCCGGTGCCATGACCGTGTCCCATGCCAATGACAGCTTCTTCTGGGTGGTGACCCAGTTCAGCCGCATGCCGGTCTCGCTTGCCTACCGTGCCCAGACCCTGGCGACCCTGGCACAGGGCATCGCCGGCATGCTCGCCACCTGGCTGCTCAGCCTGGTCCTGCTCTGA
- a CDS encoding glycerate kinase, with amino-acid sequence MKIVIAPDSFKESLSAPEVAAAIARGWASVLPDALLVCKPMADGGEGTVDAVLAATGGERREASVQGPLGEPVQAHWGWLGEGRAIIEMAAASGLHLVAPAARDATRTSSFGTGELIRHALDAGATRIILGLGGSATNDGGAGLLTALGLRLLDQNGAPLPAGGAALARLARVDVSGLDPRLAGVEFEVAADVDNPLCGPRGASHVFGPQKGATPRQVELLDAALGHYARVVAECLGEDHSLHPGVGAAGGLGFAARCFLGARFRPGIELVAELAGLAEAVRGADLVVTGEGRLDSQTLHGKTPVGVARIARAAGVPVIALAGSLGEGYQRLREAGIGAAFSLVPGPMELARAMASAAPELEARSADIARLWTLASGQAR; translated from the coding sequence ATGAAGATCGTCATTGCTCCCGATTCCTTCAAGGAAAGCCTGAGCGCACCCGAAGTGGCCGCCGCGATCGCGCGTGGCTGGGCTTCAGTGCTGCCAGACGCCCTGCTGGTGTGCAAACCCATGGCCGATGGCGGCGAAGGCACAGTGGACGCTGTGCTGGCGGCCACCGGGGGCGAACGCCGTGAGGCGTCGGTACAGGGGCCCCTGGGGGAACCGGTACAGGCCCACTGGGGCTGGTTGGGGGAGGGGCGCGCCATCATCGAGATGGCGGCCGCCAGCGGTCTGCACCTGGTGGCGCCCGCGGCCCGCGATGCCACCCGCACCAGCAGCTTCGGCACCGGTGAGCTGATTCGCCATGCCCTGGATGCCGGGGCGACGCGCATCATCCTCGGCCTGGGCGGCAGCGCGACCAATGATGGCGGCGCCGGCCTGCTGACGGCCCTGGGACTGCGACTGCTGGACCAGAACGGCGCGCCCCTGCCGGCTGGCGGCGCGGCCTTGGCGCGTCTGGCCAGGGTCGATGTGTCGGGTCTCGATCCCCGTCTCGCCGGTGTCGAGTTCGAAGTGGCGGCGGATGTGGATAACCCGCTATGCGGACCCCGCGGCGCCTCCCATGTCTTCGGCCCGCAGAAGGGTGCCACTCCCCGGCAGGTCGAGTTGCTGGATGCCGCCCTGGGGCACTATGCCCGGGTGGTGGCCGAATGCCTGGGCGAAGACCACAGCCTGCATCCGGGTGTCGGCGCTGCCGGTGGTCTGGGCTTCGCCGCCCGCTGCTTCCTCGGGGCGCGCTTCCGACCCGGCATCGAGCTGGTGGCCGAACTCGCCGGGTTGGCCGAGGCGGTTCGGGGCGCCGATCTGGTGGTGACGGGGGAGGGACGCCTCGATTCCCAGACCCTGCATGGCAAGACGCCGGTGGGCGTGGCGCGGATCGCCCGGGCCGCCGGAGTCCCGGTGATCGCCCTGGCCGGCAGCCTGGGGGAGGGCTACCAGCGGCTGCGCGAGGCGGGCATCGGGGCCGCCTTCAGCCTGGTCCCCGGTCCCATGGAGCTGGCTCGCGCGATGGCCAGTGCTGCACCAGAGCTGGAAGCCCGCAGTGCGGATATCGCCCGGCTCTGGACCCTCGCTTCAGGTCAGGCGCGGTAA
- a CDS encoding glycine zipper 2TM domain-containing protein, with product MRKPVLLVASFTALALALGGCQSSLTGDTYSRDEARQVQTVRMGTIESLRPVKIEGTKTPIGAGAGAVVGGIGGSTIGHGRGSAVAAVVGAVAGGLLGAAAEEGLTRTQGVEITVREDDGSMRAYVQEVQPNEVFRVGERVRIMTVNGTSRVSH from the coding sequence ATGCGTAAACCCGTCCTGCTGGTGGCCTCTTTCACGGCATTGGCACTGGCGCTGGGTGGCTGTCAGTCGAGCCTGACCGGTGACACCTATTCCCGTGACGAGGCTCGGCAAGTACAGACCGTGCGCATGGGTACCATCGAATCCCTGCGCCCGGTGAAGATCGAAGGTACCAAGACGCCGATCGGCGCCGGTGCCGGCGCGGTGGTCGGTGGTATTGGCGGCAGCACCATCGGCCATGGCCGAGGCAGCGCGGTGGCCGCCGTGGTCGGCGCGGTGGCCGGTGGCCTGCTGGGTGCGGCGGCCGAGGAAGGCCTCACCCGTACCCAGGGTGTGGAAATCACCGTGCGTGAGGACGATGGCTCGATGCGCGCCTACGTCCAGGAAGTCCAGCCCAACGAGGTATTCCGGGTCGGCGAGCGTGTGCGGATCATGACCGTCAACGGTACCAGCCGCGTCAGTCACTGA